In the genome of Anaerolineaceae bacterium oral taxon 439, the window GCGCGATTTTGGGGTCCGGATGGCGCGAGCCGATCGTCCGGAGGAGCGCGCGTTTCGCAGATTCGGCGACTTTATCGAACGAGCCGCCGATCCCGACGCCGACGACCATCGGCGGACAGGCGTTCGGTCCGGCGCTGAGAATCGTGTCGAGGATAAAATTCCGGACAGCGTTTTCTCCTTCCGCGGGTTTCAGCATCGCCAGTCGGCTCATATTCTCGCAGCCGAAACCTTTGGGCGCGACGGTAATTTTCAGTCGGTCGCCGGGAACGATTCGGAGCGTGATCATAGCGGGGGTGTTGTCGCCGGTATTGATGCGATCGAGCGGATCGCTGACGATCGATTTTCGGAGGTAGCCATCCTGATATCCGCTGCGGACGCCGGCCTGGATCGCTTCGGTGAGATCGCCGTCGACGTGAACCTCCTGTCCGATGTCGACGAAAACGACCGCCATCCCGGTATCCTGACAGGAAGGAAGGTTCTCAGCCGCGGCCAGACGGTCGTTTTCCAGGATGTCTTCGAGGATCCCGCGCGCAACGTCGCCGGTTTCAAGTTCCTTCGCCGCGGTGAGCGCGTTGATGACGTCCGTTGGAATATGCGTATTGGCGTGGATACAAAGGTCGTGGATTGTATTTTCTATTTCTTTTGCAGGAATGATTCGCATGAATGCTCCTAAAGAGATAGTTCTTTTCGAATAGAGGCAGTTTATTGTTTCTGTATTATAGCTCACTATGACTGATTGGTTGTCAAGATCGGCGCAGGATGAATGGCACTTTTTGTTCAGGATAAATGTCATGTGCGGTCAGGATAATGAGTTTCAGGAGGCGGGGTTGCGTTCTGTGGAAAGGTGGTATAATTTTGGCTCGGTAAGACAGGCCTATTAGCTCAATTGGCAGAGCAGCTGACTCTTAATCAGCGTGTTCTGGGTTCGAGTCCCAGATAGGTCACAATATTTGGCCTGATAAATATTGATCGGGCAGTGTTATGTGTGCTTTCGCAGAGGCTCTGCCCGATCTGACCGGTAGCATATCTTCGGAAACCGAAAGCCCTGAATTTTCAACCTGAGATTTTCTTTACGGAAATATCGATCGCGTCCATCCAACGCCCAGGGACAGCGCGGGCAGAAATCCTCTGATCTTCGTCTAACTGATCTCTAATACGCCGTTAACAGCGACCGCCTACACTATACTTAGCTGACAGATCATAAGAATCGTACAGCGCGGCGACTCGCCGCGCTTTGAAGGAGGTCCATCCATGAACTTTGAACAATACACTCAGAAAGCAATCGAAGCCGTCAACCAATCGCAGCAAATCGCGCTCGAATTCTCACATCAGGCGGTCGAACCGGGTCACTTGCTCCTCGCGCTCCTTCGCCAGAGCGATGGGCTCGTTCCGGCGATCCTGACGCGCGTCGCTGGATCAGACGCCGGGCTGACCGCCGACGTCGAAAAATCGCTTCAGGCGCAGCCGAAAGTCTATGGCGGAAACGCCAGCCTGTCCGCGACCCAGTCCACGGCGCGCGTTTTCACTGACGCCGAATCGATTGCGAAAAATATGCGGGATGAATACGTCTCCACGGAACATCTCCTGTTAGCGCTCTGCGACAGCGTCGAAGGCCAACGGCTCAGCCGGTTCGGAATCGATAAACCCGCGATCCTGAAAGCGCTGAAATCGATCCGCGGGTCGCAGCGCGTCACCGGCCGAAATCCGGAAGACACCTATCAGACGCTCGAAAAATATGGACGCGACCTGACCGCCGCCGCCCGTCAGGGGAAACTCGATCCGGTTATCGGGCGAGACGACGAAATTCGTCGAACGATCCAGATCCTTTCCCGCCGGACGAAGAATAATCCGGCGCTGATCGGGGAACCGGGCGTCGGGAAAACCGCCGTCGTCGAAGGCTTAGCGCAGCGGATCGTCAAAGGCGACGTTCCGGAAGGACTGAAACAGAAGCGGCTCGTCGTTCTCGACATGAGCGCGCTCGTCGCCGGCGCGAAATACCGCGGCGAATTTGAAGAACGATTAAAAGCGGTCCTGAAAGAAGTCGCGGAAGCGGAAGGCGAAATTATCCTCTTCGTCGACGAAATGCATACGATTGTCGGCGCGGGCGGCGGAGACGGATCGATGGACGCGGGGAACATGATCAAACCCATGCTCGCTCGCGGCGAGCTGCACCTGATCGGGGCGACGACGCTTGATGAATATCGAAAGTATATCGAAAAAGA includes:
- a CDS encoding fumarate hydratase (Catalyzes the reversible hydration of fumaric acid to yield I-malic acid), with the translated sequence MRIIPAKEIENTIHDLCIHANTHIPTDVINALTAAKELETGDVARGILEDILENDRLAAAENLPSCQDTGMAVVFVDIGQEVHVDGDLTEAIQAGVRSGYQDGYLRKSIVSDPLDRINTGDNTPAMITLRIVPGDRLKITVAPKGFGCENMSRLAMLKPAEGENAVRNFILDTILSAGPNACPPMVVGVGIGGSFDKVAESAKRALLRTIGSRHPDPKIAQMEKDLEDAANRSGIGPQGFGGRTTVLAIFIETLPTHIAALPVAVNINCHAARHESRTL